The Caloenas nicobarica isolate bCalNic1 chromosome Z, bCalNic1.hap1, whole genome shotgun sequence region gaaggctttcccttggttgaggaagAACAGGTTAGAGATCGTTTACACAAACcggacatccacaaatccacaGGCCccaatgggatgcacccatAAGTGCAGAAAGAGTTGTCAGACATTATtgctaagccactctccatcatctttgaaaggtcttgtagaacaggagaggtgcctgaggactggaggaaagccactgtcactccagtcttcaaaaagggcaagaaggaggacccaggaaactacaggccagcctcacctccatctctggaaAGGTGAtagaacagctcattctggacatcatctccaagcatatggaggaaaataatgttatcaggagtagtcagcatgtgttcatcaaaggaaaataatgtttgaccaacctgatagccttctatgatggtatgactggctgggtagacgagggaagagcagtggacaTCGTCTaacttgacttcagcaaggcttttgacacagtctctcacaacctcctcataggcaagctcaggaagcaCGAGGTGGGtgaatgcacagtgagatggatcatgaactggctggatggtgaAGCTCAGGGGGCTGCAATTGATGGTGTgaagtctggttggaggcctgtagttagtgagGTTCCCCAGGGGCCAGTGTTAGTTAGGCCCAGTCCtattcaacctgttcatcaatgacctggatgaagaggctgagtgtaccctcagcaagtttgctggtgataCCAAACTGAAAGGAGTGGTTGATAcatcagaaggctgtgctgccattcagtgagacctggacaggctggaggactgggcagagaagaacctaatgaagttcaacaagagcaagtgtagggtcctgcacctggggaggaataaccctgggcaccagtacaggttgggggttaacctgctggaaagcagcactgcagggaaggacttgggagttctggtccACAACAGGTTGTCCATGaatcaacaatgtgcccttgtggccaagaaagccaacagtatcctggggtgcagtaagaagagtgtgaccaggAGGTTGAAGGCAGTtatcctcctcctctactctaccctggtgaggctgcatctggagtactgtgtccagttttggcctccccagtttaagaaggacaaggaattactggagtCTAGTGGCAGGCTACAAATATGATtgggggtctggagcacctttcttatgaggagaggctaagagagctgggtctgttcagcttggagaaggggatctcatcaatgttcacaaacatctccagggtgggtgtcaagagaatgggagcagactcctttcagtggggcccaacaataggatgagaggcaacaggcacagactgaagcacaggagactCCATCTGAATataaagagaaacttctttactttgggGGTGacagaggctgcccagagaggtgtggagtctccttctctggcaACATTCAAGACTCATgtggacacattcctgtgcaatttactctaggtgaacctgctttggcaggtgggttggactagatgatctccagagttcccttccaaccccaaccattctgtgaactTCAGTCTGTGCCATGTATCTGTATCATGGGTGCCCTCTTAAAGTCATTACAGACTATGACAATGCCTGTGaaacaaacagatgaaaacCCAGATTTCACCATTTCTCTGGGTTATGCATACTGATGTATCTTAACATATCTTGACCTCTGAAAAATGCCTGTTTACATCAGATAAAGAccaatttttctatttatagTTCTGTCTTAGCATGAAACAGTTCATCCTGAACATTTCCACTTACACTATTTATAGTTTACCAACAGGTTACATCTAACCTGCTAAGTTAAACTCCAGATGGTTCTGTTCAAGACTTAAGCTCACAAATTTAAGATTTTAACTACATCTTTGTGTTATTCAGGGTATAAGAATGCCTACTCACTATACTTGCAAACTGTGTACCTGGACAGACTGGTGCTACTGGAACAAGCGAGCAGAATGAACACCATATTCACCTTCCCCAATActcctttttaaaagcttcacaGAAAGTCTTCtagcaaaataaacatacacaggctaattttcagtttcatcaagcatggcattttcacattttcccttttcttagGGATTCTATGTACCGTTTAGTCTTCACCTTACTGAGAAATCTGAAGTCTCAAAGGCCTGGATCTTActcaaaaataaagaataattccCCTCAAACTCCTACTAGATTATTCTAGGAAATCCTGATCTAATCTAAGAGTCTCCAAACCCAAAACTACTTGTGAGGTGAAGCTACTGCAAACTAAGCTATAGAAGTTTAGTTAGCCAGTTGCAAAGAAAACTGTAACTGAGCTTTACAGAGTTACCTTTTCCACTCAGCAACAAAATGCATCTTCCAGTCACTACAACAAtggtggggaagaagaaaacttatttcttgctaaacattattattacaatgacagaaaagatggtgcttttcagctggaaaattaCAGCATTCATAGCAAATGCCCATTCTGCCCAGACTTAACAAAATTgacatggtttaaaaaaaaataaaaacgaCTGACAGATGTCTAATTGCTGGAACAACAATATCATCTTCGGAAGAGGCATAAAGAAGCAATGCACTAATTTCGCTAAGCAGTAGTTCAATCAAAGAACAGTTTTCAAAAGATGATCTGAAGAATGAAGCCAAAAGTTGTGACTCTGCTGTCTAAGCTATGAAGTAGACTCTGAGTCAGCTATGGCTACAAAGCTACATTAAATTACCAAAAGCATCATCAACATCAggaaaacacaccacacacacaaacacaaaaccaaataaaccaaacaaaaaaaaccccaaacaatcaAAACCTCAAGTCATCAAAACATAGCTAGAAATACAACTTATTATAGCTGAGAGAAAGAGccaggaaagcaaaaagctcagaaattacaaagattaaattagatttttataATTATAGTAGCAATTAGCAACTTCGAAATACATCTGAAGTAGTGTAGACTCGCATACCATAAGAACACACAGGAAGATGTCTGAGCATCTATAGAATAAGTTACTTGACGTACATCCAATGCTCTCACTTAGCTGTCCTATGAAAAAAATGGGGAAGGTAAAGGAATAACTAAAGTGTTAATATTTCACTCACTAGCTATTTAAGCATATCTGTgaacatgaagaaatatttaagcTGCAAGAGCTGTATTGTAGTAAAGTTTCTAGAAAGACCATATTGCATAAAACATCCTGCAATTacaatgaaatggaaaatgcacGTTCAAAATAATCAGCAAGCTGAGTCAGTGTTGAGTGGAATTTCAACTGGCAAAATATCCTTTCTGTACAGCTTTGTACCACAAATCTCATTTCAAGAACATTGCTTGGTGTTCTTTCTGTTGACAGAGAAAGAATAATTCAGTAACACATAGCATAATTACACTTTAATGAAACACTGAAGTTCTTCCTAAGGTGTTACAAAGATATATTTGTAATATAGGTGTAAAGGCTCAACATTACAATGAAAAGACTTagtaaaaaatacagattaaaagttactgcagcaaaacaaagtTGTTACAACTACACTTGtggcacctttttttttaaaaaaaaaaaaagaaaaccagcagtatTGACTGGCACatacagacaaaataaaacacagtgaGTTTTCTTCCTCCATAGGGTATTCAATCACATAGCACTGCAAACATTGATTTCATGCACAAGTGAAGAAAGGATTTTAAACTCTGCATATAGTGCTAATTTCAGCTTTTGTACATCCCCATTTGCAACACATTCCTGCCAAACCCAGAGATTCCCGTTTTGTTCTGGGATACCTGGCCCAAAGATAACTGTTTGATCCCTCAGGGTTTGCAAGGCCCGTTCCTCCCCTGTCCTTCTGAACAGCTTCTTCTACCTGATGAACAAGTTCTTTGAAGTCATCTGTCACAGGTACATACTCATTATAGTCATTTAAACTATACAAGTCCTTAAACATCTCCCATCCAAGAAATGGGCTGCTTCGCTGCAGCTGCTCCACTTCAGGGCCCAAAATTGATTGCAGCTTGAAGTTTCCCAGTAGTTTGTTACTTGCCGTTCGTACAGAATCTGTTTAAagagaagactttttttaagTTCAGGCTGTAGAAAGAGTATCAAAAGGAGCATATAGTTCTAAGAAACAGCAATAAACACCACTCAGTTAGCAATAAGCAAAGCACTTTTATCTAGAACTGTCAGTACTGCAGTCTCCACTCCATTATTTACTTGTAGTTTACTTTTaggggaatttttttgttttaaaggctaCATTGCGTGTTAGTCATGGACAGTACCTGGCTACAACTGTGACTGAGATATCAATATCCTATCACAACTGCAGTGTTATTGATATAGAAGTATCAATACttctttagaaacaaaattctGTTGTAAAGACAAGTACCCAGAAACCACACTGAGCTATCTCAGGTGGCTCATGAATTAGATTAGGCCACTCCTCTCCCATACACAAACTAGCACCATATGAAGAACAAATGTAGGGAGGACTAAGTATTGGACTAAATAAGCAAATATTATATGTAAACTGCTTCttgtagattttatttttcaatagcTATTTTCAGCCAATGCTTTCCACTCAGTTCTTTCATTTGTCAAGGCACAGCAGAGGCTTGCAGAATTTACTTAGAAACACACTTTGTCTCACTGACTGAAGTGTTCTCAAAAATCCAGCTTTACTTCCCTTCACCCCACACTGTTTATCTTTTACTTTGTCAAGGCAAGTGGCATTGCTTACTTCAGTTACTGTGAAGAAAACCAGCTCCTTCAATTATTAAGTtgaaaaatccaaaataagTGTTTCTTGTGTGGTTTTGATgctgttaatatattttttatttcagaaagctgaaagaAGATGAGAGCATCCAGCgaatgttttatttactttaatatGGCTAATCAATATATAGAAGCTAACTTTCTGATAGAACAGCTGCCTGAATAggtacaaaaattaaaacagtggTAGCCACTTTACTAATTAGAGAGTAACTACTATTTCGTAGTCTTTTGGGGCAAGGAAGACTTATCAGGCAGTACAGCAGGGGCTCCCTAGTGACCGATGCTCTCAGAAGCTACTGTtaataagaaggaaaacaaagtttacTAGGAAAGAACACAATCCCAGAAGAGGCTGTATATCTGTAATTTGTTATAATTACAAAGGTAACTTTTACCTTCTACTCAACCTGCTGGCAAAACAAAACCCGcacacacaacaaacaaaccaacccgCAAAAAACACCACAGCCTCCCAAGACACCCAAATACTGGCTTCATTAGCTGCTTGATATCCAATGTTATTTCATTAACAACATGTTTAAGCAAGAAGGAAGAAGCTTTTCCATTGCACATTTTAGCCATAACTCCAACTTTTATCcttgttttaaatgttattttcactATTCAAAATATCAACACAAATGAGTCATCCCTTAAAATTACTGTGTTACGTTACTGTACTTTGAGAACACAGCCCAAAAGTAGCTTGCTTAAATCTTCTTAATGTACAGAACTTGGAACGTGTTACAGTAAGTCATGTGAGGAATATTTTACCCATTGTTTTGCCAAAAATCCCTAAAGCAGTTCTTGCTGTTTAAATTGTAATCTGAAGCACCAGAGAGTCCCATCCGTCCTCCAACATGCCAACTCTTCCGTACTGAGCAGCACAAGCGATAAAAAGCCCAAACGATTCCACACCCAATAATGCCCCTACCACAGCCCACCAAAACGGGGAGCACAGATTTAAAGCTCCTGGCAGCGAGGGACAACTGAGCCAGGTCTCCCTAGCCAGAAGAGTTACCGAGCtttgggaagggagaaaagctACAGCCAGAGGCACTCTGCACTGCTTCCAAGGGTGCCTCACACCTCCCTGCATGGCGAAGAAAGGAGCGGGGgagaacaaaaaacaacacgTGATTTATTGTTCGTGGGTTTTTTAGATAAAGAGTTCAGTGCGCCCCGGCCGCCGGCAGGGCTGCTCAGCGCTGTGCGGAGCGATGTCTctgaacagaacaaaaacttTTCAGGTTATCCCGACCAATAACGCCCCGGCGACTGCCGCGTGTTCTCCTCTGAACTTGTGGGTTTCCTTTCAGAAGTCACGGGGAACGCCGATCAGCCCCGGGAACGAGAAGGGGACGCTGCCCTGCGGCTCGGGGCGGGAGGAGCGAGACGCGCCGAGGGCCGCGCacctgccccgctcccccgcaTTTCTCCTCACGGGACCTCTCCCGGCCTCGCCCCGCCCACGCCCTCCCGCTCCTCGGACACTCACCGGCCGCGGGCGGCGGCTCCATCGCCAGCAGGGACAGCCGCTTCCAGCGGGACCCGCCGCAGGTGAAGATGACGGCGCGGATGAACTCCCGGCCGCACAGCTTCACCCCGTACCCGTCCCCCTCGCCCGCAGGGAGCACggcggccgccgcgccccggGCGCTGGGCTgccccggcggcgccgcgcaCAGCAGCACCGCCGCGGCGCAGAGGAGTCGCAGCTTGGCCCCCATggcgccgcccgccccgtcCCACCGGCCGCCCAACCGCCCGCGCTCGCGGCCTCGAGCCCAACCGCCGCCGACCCGCGTGCCGCAcgcgctgctgccgccgctcgCCTCCCGCCTTTTATGCGCTGAGGGCGGCGCTGAGTCACCGCCCGGCCCGCCGAGGCGCCCCACGGGGAgagccccctgcccgcccccgccccgccccgccccgccccgccccgccccggcccggcccggcccggcccggccgcgccgctgccgccggcaGCTCTCGCCGGGAGCTGCGGGCGCCGGGAACCGGCGTCGAGGCGCCCTCGGATGGGACTCCGTCTCTTCCTGCCCCTTAGAGTCGTAgaaatcgtagaatcatttcggttggaagagaccctcaggatcatcgagtgCAACTataacctgactctagcactaaaccgtgtacctaagaacctcatctaaatgccttttaaacacctccaggggtggtgactccaccacttccctgggcagcctgttccagtgcctgacaaccctttccaggaagaattttttcctaatatccaatctgaacctcccctggtgcaacctgaggccatttcctcttgttctgtcacttgctacttgggagaagagaccaacaccctccacgctccaacctcctttcaggcagttgcagacagcgaccaggtctcccctcagcctccttttctccaggctgaacagccccagttccctcagccgctcctcacagcacttgtgctccaggcccctcaccagcttcatcgcctcctctgcactctctccggcacctcaatgtccttcttataaTGAGAGGCCCTTGCTTGCTCTCACAGCTCCTCACACCTTGGTGAAGCTGCACCCCACCTTCAGCCTCCCTCCTCAGGGACCCGGCTCACTGCCGGCCCAGAGACGTGCACCATTGCCTCCACCGGGCTCTCCGACTCTGTCTCAGCTTTTCTGGTTTGTGGTTAAGTACCAGTTGCTGATGCCCTCTCAAATGACGATTAAATGTGAAAATCTTTTGctcatctgtttttttcccttgcaggtCTAGAATCTACATAGCTATTCATACATCCTAAAAGTATTggctgaaggaaaaagacagaagaaggaaaagtaaaatcaaTGCTCTTCCACAGAACTACTTAAGCTGTGGACATGTGAGGTGGGATTTAAAAGGCTCAATTCCTATCGAGTTCAAGTTTGTCATTCTGGACACCCATGTTCACACCATGCACGTTCAAGCATCAGAGACACCTCGGCCCCAACAAGCGTGttatagaatattttgggttgatAGGAACCATCAAAGGTCAGCTAGTCCAACcaccctgcaatgagcagagacatcttcaaccagatcaggttgctcagagccccgtccagcctggcctggaatgtctccagggatggggcatctaccacctctctgggcaacctgttccactgtttcaccaccctcattgtaaaaaatttatttcccatgtctagcctgaatctcccctcttttagtttaaaaccatcacctcttgtcctgtcactacaggccacactaaaaagtctgtccccatctttcttacaggccccctttaagtactgagaggccacaataaggtctcctcagaggcttatcttctccaggctgaacaactccaagtctctcagcctgtcctcacaccagagctgttccagccctctgatcatttttgtggcctcctctgaaccctctccaacaggtccatgtctttcctgtactgagggctccagagctggacacaggactccaggtgggatcttaccagagcagagcagagggacagtatcacctccctcaacctgctggccatgctccttttgatgcagcccaagatacgataggccttctgggctgcaagtgcacattgccagctcctgtccaatctttcatccaccagtacccccaagtccttctcttcaGGGTTGCTCTCAATCTCTTCATCCTCCaacctgtattgatactgggggttgccctgacccataTGCAGGGCcttgcatttggccttgttggacctcatgaggttcacatgggcctgCTTCTTGaacttgtccaggtccctcaggatggcatcccatccctcaagcatgtcaactgcaccactcagcttggtgtcacctgcaaatttcctgagggtgcactcggattccactgtctatgtcactgatgaagatgttaaacagtactggtcccgGTATAGACCTCTGAAGGACCTGGGGATGTGGAGCTCCATGCCTTTGTGTTGCACCACCAGCCCCCATCAGGCTCTTGCTGACAAGGGTGGTGTTCTTTGGACTCACCAAGCGGAAGTATGTGCCCTCTGAAAGTAAACTTtgcttttgggggtttttccCAGCACAATAGGACAAGAAGTGGCTGGTGTCCCCTTTTATAAGTGGTCATAatgtggaaaaacagaaaagttaattTCTCTAAAAATACAATGAAGCTGTTGTCCGTGGATCCTTTTGTATGAGGGCTATGCTTTCTATTCCTTGAGTACTATTAGTGTatagaaaaaaacaccacaaaaataaatctagAGGGAGAGCACAAAGAAAACATGCCTAGTGTACAAAGGTGAATGATGCACCTGTGCTGGCAGAGAAGATACAGACTCCAATCACCTTGTCAAGGAAGACTTGAAAGTCTAGAATAGTGAGCAACCTGAAAAGTTGTCTATAGTTGGACTTTCTTTTTGGTTCTGTGTTTCAAGACGGTGGTACTGCTTGAACAGCAGACACTAACTATCATCCAGGCTGTTATAAGGATCCAATCTGCAAAAGTGGAGGCTGCCAATACAAAATTCCTAAAGAACAAAACCTCTATCTGTTTCTCCCTCAGCTAGTCAGAACTGCTATTCTGTAACAGACAAGTTGTGCAGGGGTAATCAcaacttgcatttttaaagagagcagcagctggatctTGTTGGAGTTGTGGACATTTTCTGAAAGCACTCGTCACATTCGGTGAGCTTACTTATGGACTGTAAGCAGTATTCTAGTCAAGGGAATTGTTTTCAGTGACTGGAGAGCTGTAGTCATATGCAAGAGCACTACTGGCTCTTGCAGGGCAACAAGAAAGGTACCTCCTGAGTCAGGCAGTGACTGCCCTGGTGACTCACTTAGCTTGTAAACTaacatcatttattttatacCCTACTTTGATGCTCATCCTCAATATTGGATCCAGTCTTTAAAAGTACCAAAATGTCAGATATATCTTTCTTACTTTTTCACCAGGGAATTTTGGGAAAGGTCCCCAAATAGCAGGCTGATCTGTCAATCTAGCTGGAAAACTCCTGACTCTCCACATGCTCTAGTTTCGATTTTAACTGGACCATCAGTTACTGTGGCACCAGCCATGACTCTTTCTA contains the following coding sequences:
- the LOC136002543 gene encoding relaxin-3-like, translated to MGAKLRLLCAAAVLLCAAPPGQPSARGAAAAVLPAGEGDGYGVKLCGREFIRAVIFTCGGSRWKRLSLLAMEPPPAADSVRTASNKLLGNFKLQSILGPEVEQLQRSSPFLGWEMFKDLYSLNDYNEYVPVTDDFKELVHQVEEAVQKDRGGTGLANPEGSNSYLWARYPRTKRESLGLAGMCCKWGCTKAEISTICRV